The Silurus meridionalis isolate SWU-2019-XX chromosome 16, ASM1480568v1, whole genome shotgun sequence genome has a segment encoding these proteins:
- the top1b gene encoding DNA topoisomerase 1 isoform X1: protein MLCMNVPGMFKSSTRLEVKRIHVVESGARLNDSHKHKDKHKDKEHRHKDHKKDKEREKSKYTNSEHRDSSEKKHKDREKERVKHGEDSAERHKEKKREEKIKSHSSNGKHKREKENGYVSHIKTEEDNGYGYSPKPEKPMKRDRDEDELEYKPKKIKVEKENKVKKRKQEEEFDYYDEDVKPKKKSKGKKDDSAGGGKKKAKKEPEEKWKWWEEERCTDGSKWRFLEHKGPVFAPPYERLPENVRFYYDGKVMKLSEQAEEVATFFAKMLDHEYTTKDIFRKNFFKDWRKEMTSEEKSKISDLNKCNFTEMSEYFKAQSEARKQMSKEEKQKNKEENERLVEEYGFCLMDNHKERIGNFRIEPPGLFRGRGDHPKMGMLKRRIRPEDIIINCSKDSKHPKPPPGTKWKEVRHDNKVTWLASWTENIQGSIKYIMLNPSSRIKGEKDWQKYETARRLKKCVEKIRAQYREDWKSKEMRIRQRAVALYFIDKLALRAGNEKEEGESADTVGCCSLRVEHINLHPEMDGQEFVVELDFLGKDSIRYYNKIPVEKRVFKNLQLFLENKQLEDDVFDRLNTSILNKHLQELMDGLTAKVFRTYNASITLQQQLDQLTNPEDNLPAKILSYNRANRAVAILCNHQRAPPKTFEKSMQNLQAKIDAKKKQISAAKKELKSAKADAKAMHDEKSKKSVETRKKAVQRLSEQLMKLEVQATDREENKQIALGTSKLNYLDPRISVAWCKKWGIPIEKIYNKTQREKFAWAIDMADNDYQF from the exons ATGTTGTGTATGAATGTACCGGGGATGTTTAAAAGCTCAACCCGGCTTGAGGTGAAGCGAATCCATGTT GTGGAGTCTGGAGCTCGACTAAACG ATTCCCACAAACATAAAGACAAGCATAAAGACAAAGAGCACCGGCACAAAGACCacaagaaagacaaagagcGTGAGAAGTCCAAGTACACTAACAG tGAGCACAGAGACTCGTCTGAGAAGAAGCACAAGGACCGCGAGAAAGAGCGAGTGAAACACGGGGAGGACAGTGCCGAGAGacacaaagaaaagaagagagaagagaag ATTAAATCACACAGCTCTAATGGGAAGCATAAGCGTGAGAAGGAGAACGGCTACGTGAG TCACATCAAAACAGAGGAGGACAACGGATACGGATATTCTCCGAAGCCGGAGAAGCCGATGAAGAGAGACAGGGATGAGGACGA ACTCGAGTACAAACCCAAAAAGATCAAAGTGGAAAAGGAGAACAAGGTGAAAAAACGGAAGCAGGAGGAAGAGTTTGACTACTATGATGAG gaCGTAAAGCCGAAAAAGAAATCGAAAGGTAAGAAAGACGACTCGGCTGGAGGGGGGAAGaagaaggccaagaaggagccGGAGGAGAAGTGGAAATG GTGGGAGGAGGAGAGATGCACAGACGGCTCCAAATGGAGGTTTCTCGAGCACAAAGGTCCCGTTTTCGCTCCTCCATACGAGAGACTTCCGGAGAACGTTCGCTTTTATTACGACG GAAAGGTCATGAAGCTGAGCGAGCAGGCCGAGGAAGTGGCCACGTTCTTCGCCAAAATGCTCGACCACGAATACACGACCAAGGACATATTTAGGAAAAACTTCTTCAAAGACTGGAGgaag GAAATGACCTCAGAGGAAAAGTCCAAAATCTCTGACCTGAACAAGTGCAACTTTACTGAGATGAGCGAGTACTTCAAAGCACAATCGGAGGCTCGCAAACAGATGTCCAAGGAAGAGAAGCAG aaaaacaaagagGAAAATGAACGGCTTGTGGAGGAGTACGGCTTCTGCCTGATGGACAACCACAAAGAGCGCATCGGAAACTTCCGGATCGAGCCTCCCGGGCTTTTCCGAGGTCGAGGAGACCACCCGAAGATGGGCATGCTGAAACGGCGCATTCGCCCTGAAGACATCATCATCAACTGTAGcaa GGACTCTAAGCATCCCAAACCTCCTCCAGGTACTAAGTGGAAGGAGGTCCGTCATGATAACAAAGTGACCTGGTTGGCGTCATGGACGGAGAACATCCAAGGTTCCATCAAGTACATCATGCTGAACCCCAGCTCACGtatcaag gGAGAGAAGGACTGGCAGAAGTACGAGACGGCACGCAGGCTGAAGAAGTGTGTGGAGAAGATCCGAGCGCAGTACCGTGAGGACTGGAAGAGCAAAGAGATGCGAATCAGGCAGAGAGCCGTCGCTCTGTACTTCATCGataag TTGGCTCTGAGGGCGGGGAATGAGAAAGAGGAGGGGGAGAGTGCTGACACTGTAGGCTGCTGCTCTCTGCGGGTGGAGCACATTAACCTTCACCCTGAGATGGATGGTCAGGAGTTTGTGGTGGAGCTCGACTTCCTGGGAAAAGACTCCATCCGCTACTACAACAAGATTCCTGTGGAAAAGAGG GTGTTTAAGAACCTGCAGCTGTTCCTGGAGAACAAGCAGCTGGAGGACGACGTCTTCGACAGACTCAAc ACGTCCATCTTGAACAAACATCTCCAGGAGCTGATGGACGGATTAACAGCCAAAGTGTTCCGTACCTACAACGCCTCCATCACCCTCCAGCAACAACTCGACCAGCTCACCAACC ctGAAGATAACCTTCCAGCAAAGATCCTCTCCTATAACCGTGCGAACCGTGCCGTAGCCATCCTATGTAACCACCAGAGGGCGCCACCCAAAACCTTTGAGAAGTCCATGCAGAATCTGCAGGCCAAA ATCGATGcgaaaaagaaacagatttcTGCAGCCAAGAAAGAGCTGAAGTCGGCCAAAGCAGACGCCAAGGCCATGCACGACGAGAAGAGcaaaaa GTCGGTGGAGACAAGGAAGAAGGCGGTCCAGAGGCTgtctgagcagctgatgaagCTGGAGGTGCAGGCCACCGACCGCGAGGAGAACAAACAGATCGCCCTGGGAACTTCCAAGCTCAACTACCTGGACCCGCGCATCTCCGTCGCCTG GTGTAAAAAATGGGGAATCCCCATCGAAAAGATCTACAACAAGACTCAGCGGGAGAAGTTCGCCTGGGCCATCGACATGGCCGACAATGATTACCAGTTCTGA
- the top1b gene encoding DNA topoisomerase 1 isoform X2: protein MTGDHGHHQVESGARLNDSHKHKDKHKDKEHRHKDHKKDKEREKSKYTNSEHRDSSEKKHKDREKERVKHGEDSAERHKEKKREEKIKSHSSNGKHKREKENGYVSHIKTEEDNGYGYSPKPEKPMKRDRDEDELEYKPKKIKVEKENKVKKRKQEEEFDYYDEDVKPKKKSKGKKDDSAGGGKKKAKKEPEEKWKWWEEERCTDGSKWRFLEHKGPVFAPPYERLPENVRFYYDGKVMKLSEQAEEVATFFAKMLDHEYTTKDIFRKNFFKDWRKEMTSEEKSKISDLNKCNFTEMSEYFKAQSEARKQMSKEEKQKNKEENERLVEEYGFCLMDNHKERIGNFRIEPPGLFRGRGDHPKMGMLKRRIRPEDIIINCSKDSKHPKPPPGTKWKEVRHDNKVTWLASWTENIQGSIKYIMLNPSSRIKGEKDWQKYETARRLKKCVEKIRAQYREDWKSKEMRIRQRAVALYFIDKLALRAGNEKEEGESADTVGCCSLRVEHINLHPEMDGQEFVVELDFLGKDSIRYYNKIPVEKRVFKNLQLFLENKQLEDDVFDRLNTSILNKHLQELMDGLTAKVFRTYNASITLQQQLDQLTNPEDNLPAKILSYNRANRAVAILCNHQRAPPKTFEKSMQNLQAKIDAKKKQISAAKKELKSAKADAKAMHDEKSKKSVETRKKAVQRLSEQLMKLEVQATDREENKQIALGTSKLNYLDPRISVAWCKKWGIPIEKIYNKTQREKFAWAIDMADNDYQF from the exons ATGACCGGAGATCACGGACACCACCAg GTGGAGTCTGGAGCTCGACTAAACG ATTCCCACAAACATAAAGACAAGCATAAAGACAAAGAGCACCGGCACAAAGACCacaagaaagacaaagagcGTGAGAAGTCCAAGTACACTAACAG tGAGCACAGAGACTCGTCTGAGAAGAAGCACAAGGACCGCGAGAAAGAGCGAGTGAAACACGGGGAGGACAGTGCCGAGAGacacaaagaaaagaagagagaagagaag ATTAAATCACACAGCTCTAATGGGAAGCATAAGCGTGAGAAGGAGAACGGCTACGTGAG TCACATCAAAACAGAGGAGGACAACGGATACGGATATTCTCCGAAGCCGGAGAAGCCGATGAAGAGAGACAGGGATGAGGACGA ACTCGAGTACAAACCCAAAAAGATCAAAGTGGAAAAGGAGAACAAGGTGAAAAAACGGAAGCAGGAGGAAGAGTTTGACTACTATGATGAG gaCGTAAAGCCGAAAAAGAAATCGAAAGGTAAGAAAGACGACTCGGCTGGAGGGGGGAAGaagaaggccaagaaggagccGGAGGAGAAGTGGAAATG GTGGGAGGAGGAGAGATGCACAGACGGCTCCAAATGGAGGTTTCTCGAGCACAAAGGTCCCGTTTTCGCTCCTCCATACGAGAGACTTCCGGAGAACGTTCGCTTTTATTACGACG GAAAGGTCATGAAGCTGAGCGAGCAGGCCGAGGAAGTGGCCACGTTCTTCGCCAAAATGCTCGACCACGAATACACGACCAAGGACATATTTAGGAAAAACTTCTTCAAAGACTGGAGgaag GAAATGACCTCAGAGGAAAAGTCCAAAATCTCTGACCTGAACAAGTGCAACTTTACTGAGATGAGCGAGTACTTCAAAGCACAATCGGAGGCTCGCAAACAGATGTCCAAGGAAGAGAAGCAG aaaaacaaagagGAAAATGAACGGCTTGTGGAGGAGTACGGCTTCTGCCTGATGGACAACCACAAAGAGCGCATCGGAAACTTCCGGATCGAGCCTCCCGGGCTTTTCCGAGGTCGAGGAGACCACCCGAAGATGGGCATGCTGAAACGGCGCATTCGCCCTGAAGACATCATCATCAACTGTAGcaa GGACTCTAAGCATCCCAAACCTCCTCCAGGTACTAAGTGGAAGGAGGTCCGTCATGATAACAAAGTGACCTGGTTGGCGTCATGGACGGAGAACATCCAAGGTTCCATCAAGTACATCATGCTGAACCCCAGCTCACGtatcaag gGAGAGAAGGACTGGCAGAAGTACGAGACGGCACGCAGGCTGAAGAAGTGTGTGGAGAAGATCCGAGCGCAGTACCGTGAGGACTGGAAGAGCAAAGAGATGCGAATCAGGCAGAGAGCCGTCGCTCTGTACTTCATCGataag TTGGCTCTGAGGGCGGGGAATGAGAAAGAGGAGGGGGAGAGTGCTGACACTGTAGGCTGCTGCTCTCTGCGGGTGGAGCACATTAACCTTCACCCTGAGATGGATGGTCAGGAGTTTGTGGTGGAGCTCGACTTCCTGGGAAAAGACTCCATCCGCTACTACAACAAGATTCCTGTGGAAAAGAGG GTGTTTAAGAACCTGCAGCTGTTCCTGGAGAACAAGCAGCTGGAGGACGACGTCTTCGACAGACTCAAc ACGTCCATCTTGAACAAACATCTCCAGGAGCTGATGGACGGATTAACAGCCAAAGTGTTCCGTACCTACAACGCCTCCATCACCCTCCAGCAACAACTCGACCAGCTCACCAACC ctGAAGATAACCTTCCAGCAAAGATCCTCTCCTATAACCGTGCGAACCGTGCCGTAGCCATCCTATGTAACCACCAGAGGGCGCCACCCAAAACCTTTGAGAAGTCCATGCAGAATCTGCAGGCCAAA ATCGATGcgaaaaagaaacagatttcTGCAGCCAAGAAAGAGCTGAAGTCGGCCAAAGCAGACGCCAAGGCCATGCACGACGAGAAGAGcaaaaa GTCGGTGGAGACAAGGAAGAAGGCGGTCCAGAGGCTgtctgagcagctgatgaagCTGGAGGTGCAGGCCACCGACCGCGAGGAGAACAAACAGATCGCCCTGGGAACTTCCAAGCTCAACTACCTGGACCCGCGCATCTCCGTCGCCTG GTGTAAAAAATGGGGAATCCCCATCGAAAAGATCTACAACAAGACTCAGCGGGAGAAGTTCGCCTGGGCCATCGACATGGCCGACAATGATTACCAGTTCTGA
- the zgc:114123 gene encoding protein spire homolog 1, translating into MEEVLFSSGCCQLSLRNILCVHEQPVCEEQAWALCYQLCSLLHRKLQLNDGQSYSSWKSFRLPGPEGIFLSPDGNISLRMEHSKAEHQFVIETEAQTLDYIGRLMYSCLDWGLGADVERELDETLELLVDQMTKVDIRLGSERCLQPICTVSEVLQVCEERLYNSSQAAQHYRSVCATLYSHTIELCNYLQIIQQTQESLQNLIMESENSLVPDLTTNWGFTWKHLMDELSRGVVLHPPRNKLNPGVSLPVDSSPFSQLLQDIQLRRYTLRKVKVLNAGGDRGADPHQALLDVIRSGPKLRPVSERKINPRIQNLKHEVSLHELLMQEIRSTDPLKLLSSCQSRLLRKDKVIGSSSLVVEDRTSPVKALKCLEDSSSFLNEVQSSGQQGAQCRDMCKSSSPPQEHSYTADSSMKNLSFSPAISSTPLSLLGECRIPRAKRRACSLPSNLEVRELAMKSKVSVPNTIDDVVKKHYRTEGTSSDDAHENWRVCSCCAKRSLYFTWHNFCSLCNRVVCPECCFELRLPFKWCINLPVSFFKMIILKKESEESQRNFWNERWSWDPSRVPLVLTSPRVSGSHAPHALAMRDWHFQDMCVRCQELLLEACSSLAPPFTIKAPREI; encoded by the exons ATGGAGGAGGTCTTGTTTTCTTCAGGCTGCTGTCAGCTCTCTCTGAGGAACATCCTGTGTGTGCACGAGCAGCCAGTGTGTGAGGAGCAGGCCTGGGCGCTCTGCTATCAGCTCTGCTCACTGCTCCACAGGAAACTTCAACTCAATGATGGACAGAGTTACAGCTCGTGGAAGAGCTTCAGGCTCCCAGGACCTGAGGGGATTTTTCTCTCTCCGGATGGCAACATTTCTTTGAGAATGGAGCACAGCAAAGCGG AACACCAGTTTGTAATCGAGACTGAGGCTCAG ACGTTGGACTACATTGGACGTCTGATGTATTCGTGCCTGGACTGGGGCCTCGGTGCAGACGTAGAGCGAGAGCTAGATGAGACCCTGGAGCTGCTGGTGGATCAGATGACCAAGGTGGACATCAGACTGGGTTCTGAACGCTGTCTCCAGCCCATATGCACCGTCTCCGAGGTCCTGCAG GTTTGTGAAGAGCGTCTCTATAACTCGAGTCAGGCCGCTCAGCATTACAGGAGTGTGTGCGCTACGCTTTACTCGCACACCATCGAGCTGTGCAACTATCTGCAGATCATCCAGCAAACCCAGGAG aGTCTGCAGAATCTGATCATGGAATCGGAGAACAGTCTGGTGCCGGATCTGACGACTAACTGG GGGTTCACCTGGAAGCACCTGATGGATGAGTTGAGCAGAGGAGTCGTCCTTCATCCTCCCAGAAACAAACTGAACCCCGGTGTGTCTCTGCCGGTCGACTCGTCTCCTTTCAGCCAACTCCTGCAAGACATCCAGCTCCGACGCTACACACTGCGCAAAGTCAAG GTGTTGAACGCTGGTGGAGATCGAGGAGCTGATCCTCATCAAGCGCTGCTGGACGTCATTCGCTCGGGTCCGAAACTGCGTCCG GTCTCGGAGAGAAAAATTAACCCGAGAATCCAGAACCTGAAACACGAGGTCAGTCTGCATGAACTGCTGATGCAGGAAATCAGATCCACTGACCCGCTGAAGCTCCTGTCCTCCTGTCAAAGCAGACTCCTGAGAAAAG ATAAGGTAATCGGATCTTCATCTCTTGTGGTGGAAGACAGAACGTCTCCAGTGAAAGCCCTGAAGTGCCTCGAAgactcttcctcctttctgaATGAAGTACAAAGCTCGGGCCAGCAGGGGGCGCAGTGCAGA GACATGTGTAAAAGCAGTTCTCCACCACAGGAACACAGTTACACCG CCGATTCATCCATGAAGAATCTGAGCTTTTCTCCGGCTATCTCCTCCACACCACTGAGCTTGTTGGGAGAGTGCAGGATTCCCCGAGCGAAACGGCGTGCATGCTCCTTACCCAGCAATCTGGAGGTCCGAGAGCTA GCAATGAAGAGCAAAGTTTCTGTTCCCAATACAATCGATGATGTTGTCAAAAAACACTACAGGACCGAGGGGACGTCATCAGATGATGCACACGAGAACTGGAGG GTTTGTTCATGCTGTGCGAAGAGAAGTTTATATTTCACCTGGCACAACTTCTGTTCCCTGTGCAATCG GGTTGTGTGTCCAGAGTGTTGCTTCGAG CTGCGTCTACCTTTCAAATGGTGCATCAACCTGCCTGTAAGCTTCTTCAAGATGatcattttgaaaaaagaaTCCGAGGAAAGTCAGAGAAATTTCTGGAACGAGCGCTGGTCGTGGGATCCATCCAG GGTTCCTCTGGTCCTGACGTCACCTCGTGTCTCTGGTTCTCATGCTCCTCACGCTTTGGCTATGAGAGACTGGCATTTCCAGGACATGTGTGTCAGATGTCAGGAGCTCCTTCTGGAGGCCTGCAGCTCTCTGGCGCCACCTTTCACCATTAAAGCTCCTCGAGAAATATAA